One Delphinus delphis chromosome 3, mDelDel1.2, whole genome shotgun sequence genomic region harbors:
- the LOC132422401 gene encoding uncharacterized protein: protein MEHLPPVWQMLRRDRICFPRKEVREEPLSSRIEMVSVGVSTEPCHARWEVETDAIVLQRRQKQIDYGKRTPGYQCFLQQVPKAQRQPGLHPQTPNKNRRYSRRSWDAQIRQWRRALHSWDPPSQPLQAEGWGMDNLLEPMDSTPLDDWLKTLEPSENLDGEQKGAQFAGLVAPVSSLPWFCEEDPHHWLYLLADHNYLSVPDLKPSGNGPATVVNPGFITFEPIRQLEEGLLGLRAGPNRRLDYTSQKPSRRGRVLCWGKGDSFRVAALEGRRAGARWFGPAPFKGTVGRTERSELLRPRPWEQEEPR from the exons ATGGAACATTTGCCGCCCGTGTGGCAGATGTTGCGGCGAGACAG AATCTGCTTCCCCAGAAAGGAGGTGCGTGAAGAGCCTTTATCCTCTAGGATAGAGATGGTGAGTGTGGGAGTCAGTACAGAGCCCTGCCATGCCAG GTGGGAGGTAGAGACAGATGCAATTGTCCTACAGCGGCGGCAAAAGCAGATAGATTATGGCAAGCGCACACCTGGTTACCAGTGCTTTCTGCAGCAGGTCCCCAA GGCACAGCGACAGCCAGGACTTCACCCTCAAACACCAAACAAGAACAGGAGGTACAGCCGTCGCTCCTGGGATGCCCAGATCAGGCAGTGGAGAAGAGCCCTACATTCCTGGGACCCCCCCAGCCAGCCTCTGCAGGCTGAGGG GTGGGGAATGGACAATCTCTTAGAGCCAATGGATTCTACCCCTTTGGATGACTGGCTCAAGACCCTGGAACCCTCAGAGAATCTGGATGGAGAACAGAAGGGAGCCCAG tttgcagGTTTGGTGGCTCctgtctcctcccttccctggttCTGTGAGGAAGATCCCCACCACTGGCTCTACCTTCTAGCCGATCACAATTACTTATCTGTCCCAGACTTGA AACCAAGTGGGAACGGCCCCGCAACCGTTGTAAATCCTGGGTTTATAACGTTCGAGCCCATCCGGCAGCTGGAAGAGGGGCTCCTGGGACTCAGAGCAGGCCCTAATCGGCGCTTGGACTACACTTCCCAGAAACCTTCACGCCGCGGACGGGTCCtctgctgggggaagggggattCCTTCAGAGTGGCGGCCTTAGAGGGTAGGAGAGCAG GGGCCCGTTGGTTCGGGCCGGCGCCTTTTAAGGGCACCGTGGGGCGAACCGAGCGCTCAGAGCTGCTCCGGCCGCGGCCCTGGGAGCAGGAGGAGCCGCGGTAG